A stretch of Myroides oncorhynchi DNA encodes these proteins:
- a CDS encoding DUF4259 domain-containing protein translates to MGAWDYGIFDDDTAYDFTSEITTDARAFFIESFENAIQTDYLEYDEAHAVTVSAAYLDNLLNKTQYRTDAADEGDESNVNIFYQINPTLQVEDLKPMAIQALQKVIAPDCHLYELWEENTELFPLWKQNIQDLINRLQ, encoded by the coding sequence ATGGGAGCATGGGATTATGGTATCTTTGATGATGATACTGCTTACGACTTCACAAGTGAAATTACTACAGACGCAAGGGCGTTTTTTATTGAATCATTTGAAAATGCCATTCAAACTGACTATTTAGAATATGACGAAGCACATGCTGTAACAGTGTCTGCAGCCTATCTAGATAATCTATTAAACAAAACACAATATAGAACTGATGCAGCAGATGAAGGTGATGAAAGCAATGTCAATATCTTTTATCAAATCAATCCTACACTCCAAGTAGAAGATTTAAAGCCTATGGCTATTCAGGCACTACAAAAAGTAATTGCTCCCGACTGTCACCTATATGAATTATGGGAAGAGAATACAGAGCTTTTTCCTTTGTGGAAACAAAATATTCAAGACTTAATCAATCGTTTACAATAA
- a CDS encoding DUF6266 family protein: MAEIKEGILGGVHGKVGTVVGYKYRGKNIIRGLGRKSGKKASPKQILQRGKLTIVVKFLKSIKSFVNAHYPEVHTDGKIKTGYDQIRSEMMTNGLEVKENIVHILPERVILSIGLLTPAAIQKISFLKDYKVKMR; the protein is encoded by the coding sequence ATGGCAGAAATAAAAGAAGGTATCTTAGGTGGAGTACACGGAAAAGTAGGTACTGTAGTAGGATATAAATACAGAGGGAAAAATATCATCAGAGGCTTAGGACGAAAAAGTGGAAAAAAAGCATCCCCTAAACAAATACTCCAAAGAGGTAAACTAACTATAGTGGTCAAGTTTCTAAAGAGTATTAAGAGTTTCGTTAATGCACATTATCCTGAAGTGCATACAGATGGAAAAATTAAAACAGGCTATGATCAGATACGTTCTGAGATGATGACTAATGGACTAGAGGTAAAAGAGAATATCGTGCATATCTTACCTGAGAGAGTCATACTATCGATAGGATTGCTGACACCCGCTGCTATTCAGAAGATCAGCTTTCTAAAAGATTATAAAGTGAAGATGAGATGA
- a CDS encoding VOC family protein — MNILSINIQTNKLEKSKQFYAEVLELPIIESLEESVTVQAGDTILTLEETTDEVNVYHLAFNIPSNQLQNALAWAKEHLTLIENIEGNLVTTFETWKAQSIYFTDNNGNLLEFIAREELQINVQGDFSPAQVINISEIGIVAEQPMIQAEKLIAEYGLSYFDKVQPTEQFLALGDDNGLLIMVAPNRNWFPTATPAQFTTSEVMIEDNELVASLKSADLYK; from the coding sequence ATGAACATATTAAGCATCAATATACAGACAAATAAATTAGAAAAAAGTAAACAATTCTATGCAGAAGTGTTGGAATTACCTATAATAGAATCATTAGAAGAGAGTGTAACAGTACAGGCAGGTGATACGATACTAACTCTTGAGGAGACAACAGATGAAGTAAATGTTTATCACCTCGCATTTAATATCCCTTCTAATCAATTACAGAATGCTTTAGCTTGGGCGAAAGAACATTTGACTTTAATTGAGAATATAGAAGGTAATCTGGTAACTACATTCGAAACTTGGAAAGCACAGTCTATCTACTTTACGGATAACAATGGTAATCTATTAGAGTTTATCGCAAGAGAAGAATTACAGATAAATGTACAAGGGGACTTCTCTCCTGCACAGGTAATAAATATCAGTGAGATAGGAATCGTGGCAGAGCAACCGATGATACAAGCAGAAAAGCTGATTGCAGAGTATGGTCTTTCTTACTTTGATAAAGTACAACCTACAGAACAGTTCTTAGCTTTAGGGGATGATAATGGACTATTGATTATGGTAGCTCCTAATCGCAATTGGTTCCCAACTGCTACACCTGCTCAGTTCACTACTTCTGAAGTGATGATAGAAGATAATGAATTAGTTGCTTCACTAAAGAGTGCTGATTTATATAAGTAA
- a CDS encoding VOC family protein → MIKYSYTIMYVVYVEATVKFYEEAFGFVRKFVTPEADYGELVSGETTIAFAQVDLALSNLKEGYQQVSCDKPFGIELGFVVEDVAIAMQKVEHAGGKVYEDLTVKPWGQTVGYVLDNNGFLIELCTAM, encoded by the coding sequence ATGATAAAATACAGTTATACGATAATGTATGTAGTGTATGTAGAAGCTACAGTTAAGTTTTATGAAGAGGCATTTGGGTTTGTGCGAAAGTTCGTTACCCCAGAAGCAGATTATGGAGAGTTAGTGTCAGGAGAGACTACTATTGCCTTTGCGCAAGTAGATTTAGCATTAAGCAATTTGAAAGAAGGATATCAGCAAGTGAGCTGTGATAAACCTTTTGGGATAGAGTTGGGCTTTGTGGTAGAAGATGTAGCAATAGCTATGCAGAAAGTAGAGCACGCAGGAGGTAAAGTATACGAGGATCTAACAGTGAAACCTTGGGGGCAAACAGTAGGGTACGTTTTAGATAATAATGGTTTTTTAATAGAGCTGTGTACCGCTATGTAA
- a CDS encoding tetratricopeptide repeat protein, which produces MQQDSTIAYLWQQKAMPYFKVRKYELGMTYLDKAVQYDVKRYLPYRAFIKCVFSKTYKEAIADFEECIMRWGDGYEMDHTYTFYIGLSYLQLNEFKKAEEYFLKAVAKQKEVFQDIHHLDLFYLGIVKYEEELYQDAIDYFDLATKEYKEFSDAYYYKALCQDKLNDTEAEGTFKIFMDYNKKGYSINEANAIYERYPYQIEKRYAN; this is translated from the coding sequence TTGCAACAGGATAGTACTATCGCTTATTTATGGCAACAAAAGGCGATGCCTTATTTTAAAGTTAGGAAATATGAGTTAGGAATGACTTATTTAGATAAAGCTGTGCAGTATGATGTAAAGAGATATTTGCCCTATCGAGCTTTTATCAAATGTGTGTTTTCGAAGACTTATAAGGAGGCCATAGCGGATTTTGAAGAGTGTATAATGCGCTGGGGGGATGGTTACGAGATGGATCATACTTATACTTTTTATATCGGACTGTCTTATTTGCAATTAAATGAGTTTAAGAAAGCAGAAGAGTATTTCTTAAAAGCAGTGGCTAAACAGAAGGAGGTATTTCAGGATATACATCACTTAGATTTGTTTTATCTAGGTATTGTAAAATATGAAGAAGAATTGTATCAAGATGCGATTGATTATTTTGATTTGGCTACAAAGGAGTATAAAGAGTTTTCGGACGCATACTATTATAAGGCTCTTTGCCAAGATAAGCTAAATGATACAGAGGCAGAAGGAACCTTTAAGATATTCATGGACTATAATAAAAAGGGATATTCTATCAATGAAGCGAATGCTATCTATGAGCGTTATCCATATCAAATAGAAAAGCGTTATGCAAATTAG
- a CDS encoding winged helix-turn-helix transcriptional regulator, with the protein MNTKTSTIEEKICPLEFAVNAISGKWKVPIVWQINQGHKRPSEMLKGIMKVDRRVLNQQLKELEQDGILTKISYNELPPRVEYYLTPLGEQLVEVLWKLNAWGETLLKTTNRVE; encoded by the coding sequence ATGAATACCAAGACATCAACGATAGAAGAAAAAATATGTCCGCTCGAATTTGCAGTGAATGCAATCAGTGGAAAGTGGAAAGTGCCTATTGTTTGGCAAATAAACCAAGGGCACAAACGTCCAAGTGAAATGCTGAAGGGAATTATGAAAGTTGACCGCCGTGTGCTAAACCAACAATTAAAAGAATTAGAACAAGATGGCATCTTGACCAAGATAAGCTATAACGAACTTCCCCCAAGAGTAGAGTACTACCTCACTCCTCTCGGAGAACAATTAGTAGAAGTACTATGGAAACTCAATGCTTGGGGAGAGACTTTATTAAAAACCACTAATAGAGTTGAATAA
- a CDS encoding SMI1/KNR4 family protein produces MINYQEIRKRLRPMEDVVFYIPLTENEVVELEKGIGFDFPDYYREFLLLFGFQQDFVPGLFTSKEEFIEQNGYLKESMTDYLMIGDNGGEDFWMLRTEKVRSQRVFNWIDDTVEKTDFNFEDLIEYALEQLEDDAVVFLSNADKSWCVQFAITTVDEASLYSTLPLVADGQWKSLGKSDAGVDESIRDIKLNDQLMSLRRLNYDEWSAPTYFIDYKESIDSVMRKGLIKQWTAILKDKYPEFDLIDYGILPTDFEME; encoded by the coding sequence ATGATAAATTACCAAGAGATAAGAAAGCGATTAAGACCTATGGAGGATGTAGTATTCTATATCCCACTGACAGAAAATGAAGTAGTAGAATTAGAAAAAGGAATAGGTTTTGACTTCCCAGACTATTACCGTGAGTTCTTGTTGCTCTTCGGTTTTCAACAAGATTTTGTACCTGGATTATTTACTAGTAAAGAGGAGTTTATAGAACAGAATGGCTACCTTAAAGAATCAATGACTGATTATCTAATGATCGGAGATAATGGAGGAGAAGATTTCTGGATGCTACGTACTGAGAAAGTGCGCAGTCAGCGTGTGTTTAACTGGATAGATGATACAGTAGAGAAGACAGATTTTAACTTCGAAGACCTGATTGAGTACGCTCTTGAGCAATTAGAAGATGATGCGGTAGTGTTTTTAAGTAATGCTGACAAGAGTTGGTGTGTACAGTTTGCCATCACTACTGTTGATGAGGCTTCGTTATATAGCACACTTCCTTTAGTAGCTGATGGACAGTGGAAATCGCTAGGTAAGAGTGATGCTGGTGTAGATGAGTCTATCCGCGATATCAAGCTTAATGATCAGTTGATGTCACTACGCCGTCTTAACTATGACGAATGGAGTGCTCCGACGTACTTTATAGATTATAAAGAGAGTATCGATAGCGTGATGAGAAAGGGACTTATCAAACAATGGACTGCTATCTTAAAAGATAAATACCCAGAATTTGACTTGATCGATTACGGAATACTACCAACAGATTTTGAAATGGAATAA
- a CDS encoding Fic family protein, with the protein MTYTEVKIKIDNLQQQVEALGGLNSEQFVTLSEKYRLECNYYSNWAEGNTLTKEEVRSMIGGMVNVANKPLRDLMEIKMYDEVLKEMLGGGLVEVHLSEKYIKELHTKLIYEENTENKLAIGQWKQSANEMITYKGDKYPYVGVAEVKAEMKELINRTNEAIDYILKGKKYAPHPIDVALNFHVDFLKISPFDRGNRIIARMLSNQILIAFVYTPFWITDKESKAYEQYLADVLCYEEAKDDLFSHIGQQILRSQQMVVDIQEGKSIEESEKFYNQIEMLKRQLKAKEEEQSKVKSAVWLESIFTHSLHPLFKTIENNVKESFGDLFEEIIGQYTLDASEEEIEESIINEEEESVATEEEINEDEVLEEMSNEIDLDNSSIEWDRAEGIQSVIRLDGFKLIEGAEAIEVGLACGFTEWTYLIDLGNGTVFEKEYDQQLEAKDIKVISDYTCELIVKRINEV; encoded by the coding sequence ATGACGTATACAGAGGTAAAAATAAAGATAGATAACTTACAGCAACAGGTAGAGGCACTAGGAGGATTGAATAGTGAGCAATTTGTAACGCTGTCAGAGAAGTATAGATTAGAGTGTAACTATTATTCTAATTGGGCAGAGGGAAATACACTGACTAAAGAAGAGGTTCGCAGTATGATTGGGGGGATGGTGAATGTGGCGAATAAACCTCTTCGTGATTTGATGGAAATCAAGATGTATGATGAGGTATTAAAAGAGATGTTAGGTGGAGGTCTAGTAGAAGTACATCTGTCAGAGAAGTATATCAAAGAGCTTCATACTAAGCTAATATATGAAGAAAATACAGAAAACAAGTTAGCTATAGGGCAATGGAAACAATCTGCTAATGAGATGATTACTTACAAAGGGGATAAATATCCTTATGTGGGTGTAGCTGAGGTAAAAGCAGAGATGAAGGAGTTGATCAATCGTACGAATGAAGCTATTGATTATATTTTAAAGGGAAAGAAGTATGCACCGCATCCTATAGATGTGGCATTAAACTTTCACGTTGATTTCTTGAAGATTAGTCCTTTTGATAGAGGGAATAGAATTATTGCCCGTATGTTGAGTAATCAGATTTTGATTGCATTTGTGTATACTCCGTTTTGGATTACAGATAAGGAAAGTAAGGCGTATGAGCAATATCTTGCAGATGTATTATGTTACGAAGAGGCTAAAGATGATTTGTTTAGTCATATAGGTCAACAAATCCTTCGTTCACAACAGATGGTAGTAGATATCCAAGAAGGGAAGTCTATTGAAGAATCTGAGAAGTTCTACAACCAAATAGAGATGCTTAAACGCCAACTAAAAGCGAAAGAGGAAGAGCAGAGTAAGGTGAAATCAGCTGTATGGTTAGAGTCTATATTTACTCACTCTCTACATCCTTTATTTAAAACGATAGAGAATAATGTAAAAGAGAGCTTTGGAGATTTATTTGAAGAGATAATAGGACAGTATACTTTAGATGCTTCAGAAGAGGAGATAGAAGAGTCTATCATTAATGAAGAGGAAGAAAGTGTTGCTACTGAAGAAGAGATTAATGAGGATGAGGTATTAGAAGAGATGTCTAATGAAATAGATTTAGACAATTCAAGTATTGAATGGGATAGAGCAGAAGGTATACAATCTGTTATCCGTTTAGATGGGTTTAAACTAATAGAAGGAGCAGAAGCTATAGAAGTAGGCTTAGCTTGTGGGTTTACCGAATGGACTTATCTGATAGACTTAGGCAATGGTACAGTATTCGAAAAAGAATACGATCAGCAGTTAGAAGCTAAGGATATAAAAGTAATTAGTGACTATACTTGTGAATTGATTGTAAAAAGAATCAATGAAGTATAA
- a CDS encoding ATP-binding cassette domain-containing protein: MLKIHIKEKRYGNQVVLENVKFHIATPGIYGVMGKNGQGKTTMFKCMIGLEKYTGSSTLNDNVISTQGVGWCGAEPAVYNELTAEEFYKFYQHLIQQKMEGQQLLFDLPSDKLIKEFSTGMKKKVYLNAIFQKEYPMYILDEPFNGLDIESNYYLMKYLLHLSERSIIFISSHIVDVLYKHCKSIYVIKEKGITLYPQEEFDKIEGTFFN; this comes from the coding sequence ATGTTGAAAATACATATTAAAGAAAAGCGATACGGTAACCAAGTAGTTTTAGAAAATGTCAAGTTTCATATTGCTACTCCTGGGATATATGGCGTAATGGGAAAGAATGGTCAGGGCAAAACGACAATGTTTAAGTGTATGATTGGATTAGAGAAGTATACAGGATCGAGTACTTTAAATGATAATGTTATATCTACGCAAGGAGTAGGATGGTGTGGAGCTGAGCCTGCTGTATATAATGAGTTAACTGCTGAGGAGTTTTATAAATTCTATCAACACTTGATTCAACAAAAGATGGAAGGGCAACAGTTATTATTTGATTTGCCATCTGATAAATTGATTAAGGAGTTCTCTACAGGGATGAAAAAGAAAGTTTATTTAAATGCTATATTTCAGAAAGAGTACCCGATGTATATCTTAGACGAACCGTTTAACGGACTAGATATAGAGTCCAATTACTATTTGATGAAGTATTTATTGCATTTATCTGAGCGTAGTATCATCTTTATATCTTCTCATATTGTAGATGTATTATATAAGCACTGTAAGTCTATTTATGTGATAAAAGAAAAAGGAATTACTTTATATCCACAAGAGGAGTTTGACAAAATAGAAGGGACATTTTTTAATTAA